A stretch of the Uranotaenia lowii strain MFRU-FL chromosome 3, ASM2978415v1, whole genome shotgun sequence genome encodes the following:
- the LOC129751768 gene encoding dehydrogenase/reductase SDR family member 4, with protein sequence MIMFRTMLNQSLVQSSKMNALNHQRNLCSQVSGKRLQGKVAVVTASTDGIGFAIAERLGQEGAKVVVSSRKEKNVAGAVVQLAKAGVDVIGVKCHVGNAEDRKALFEKAVERYGGIDILVSNAAVNPEVGAVLDASEQAWDKIFEVNVKCSFLLAKEVLPYIRKRGGGGSIVFVSSIAGFQPFSLLGAYSVSKTALFGLTKAASQDLACENIRVNCIAPGIVKTKFAAALHESESARDQALEKIPMGRFAQSHEIAGVCAFLVSDDASYITGETIVASGGMPSRL encoded by the exons ATGATAATGTTTCGCACAATGTTAAATCAGTCATTGGTCCAGAGCTCGAAGATGAACGCCTTAAATCATCAGCGGAATCTGTGCAGTCAAGTCAGTGGCAAAAGGTTGCAAGGGAAGGTTGCTGTTGTCACCGCTTCCACCGATGG AATCGGTTTTGCCATCGCCGAGCGACTTGGCCAGGAAGGGGCCAAAGTTGTGGTCAGCAGCCGGAAGGAAAAGAATGTGGCCGGTGCTGTGGTTCAGCTCGCGAAGGCTGGAGTCGACGTGATTGGGGTCAAATGTCATGTGGGCAATGCCGAGGATCGAAAGGCTCTGTTTGAGAAAGCTGTCGAACGCTATGGAGGGATCGATATTCTGGTTTCGAATGCTGCCGTTAATCCGGAAGTTGGGGCTGTACTGGATGCCAGTGAACAGGCCTGGGATAAGATCTTCGAGGTCAATGTTAAGTGTTCGTTTTTGTTGGCTAAAGAGGTGCTGCCTTATATCAGGAAACGAGGCGGTGGGGGAAGTATTGTGTTTGTTTCTTCGATTGCCGGATTTCAGCCGTTTTCGTTGCTTGGAGCTTATTCGGTGAGCAAGACGGCCTTGTTTGGACTGACTAAGGCAGCCAGTCAGGATTTAGCCTGCGAGAACATCAGGGTCAACTGCATTGCTCCGGGAATCGTCAAGACGAAATTTGCCGCTGCT CTTCACGAATCGGAATCAGCACGGGACCAAGCTCTGGAAAAGATACCGATGGGAAGATTTGCCCAGTCTCACGAAATTGCCGGCGTTTGTGCTTTCCTGGTTTCGGACGATGCCAGCTACATCACCGGAGAAACGATCGTTGCTTCCGGTGGAATGCCTTCGAGACTTTAA
- the LOC129751769 gene encoding EKC/KEOPS complex subunit TP53RK has translation MSATEPVVLIQQGAEGKLFLGRYQGQECLVKERFSKKYRHPDLDQQLTRQRIKAEQKAFERCKAAGVDTPKFLGVDFGERKIYMEYLSGAQTGKRFVDDSILEGKDGFDKIESLAREIGRVVGQLHGHNIIHGDLTTSNMLLDPVENVEDGKLPYRLVMIDFGLSYHSMNVEDMGVDLYVLERALLSAHSQVPEFFGWILESYKKHNKFKPAETVAKYEEVRARGRKRTMIG, from the coding sequence ATGTCCGCGACGGAACCGGTTGTGTTAATCCAGCAGGGCGCCGAGGGAAAACTGTTCCTCGGCCGGTACCAGGGACAGGAGTGTTTGGTAAAGGAACGGTTTTCGAAAAAGTACCGGCATCCGGATTTGGACCAGCAGCTTACCCGGCAACGAATCAAAGCCGAACAGAAGGCTTTCGAGCGATGCAAGGCGGCCGGAGTCGATACACCCAAATTTTTAGGGGTAGATTTTGGTGAGcggaaaatttatatggagtATCTTTCGGGGGCGCAAACTGGGAAAAGGTTTGTGGATGACTCGATTTTGGAGGGAAAGGATGGTTTCGATAAAATAGAATCGTTGGCCCGAGAGATTGGTCGGGTTGTGGGACAGCTTCATGGCCACAATATTATCCATGGGGATTTAACGACTTCTAACATGCTTTTGGACCCGGTTGAGAATGTGGAAGATGGCAAGCTTCCGTACCGATTGGTAATGATTGATTTTGGCCTTTCGTATCATTCGATGAATGTGGAAGACATGGGGGTGGACCTTTACGTTTTAGAGAGAGCACTGCTTAGCGCCCACAGTCAGGTTCCGGAATTTTTCGGATGGATTTTGGAGAGCTACAAGAAGCATAACAAATTTAAACCAGCGGAAACTGTGGCCAAATACGAGGAAGTTCGAGCTAGAGGACGTAAAAGAACTATGATCGGATAA
- the LOC129751766 gene encoding pentatricopeptide repeat-containing protein 1, mitochondrial — protein sequence MAALIVRSILSRQMMLRAKISRDLTCLPKHQITPVFIQQQHRLHLHDYLRSEASESSGKWVKDSSRRRDLRAESYDDERQTLLEAKQNPDVFGTLSPSVEEPAELDEGDVEEENFLQNKPARSQKLRTHQYADLIKGHLRNQQIREAIDVLEVRMKEDRVKPVNYLFNLVIGGCARVGYSKKAFQLYNKMKQHGLKVTGGTYTSLFNACANSPFLGDGLEKVNRLREIMIEKGYEPNESNYNAMIKAYGRCGDLKTAFQLVDQMIAKKLSVGTDTFNFLLQACISDTEFGFRHALLVWHKMHRMKSLPDIYSFNLLLRCVRDCGMGDLETTEQVIEQILYSSEGAPALLKNSEQKMIESGDNEQEKEIELIPSNNLYASEGVPNLLSRKPHLGSLVRLSEVKKPEDRLLLLGGTSSILQEMEQLKIRPEIKTMTELLDVVPSTHVAEKQVLTTIRKLGIKCDIDFFNILIKKRSMRFDYEGAREVLTMIQTARLEPDIVTYGVLALGCRTEADAKILLKEMKDAEIRINIQILGAMLRQGTATQNFRYVTEILDIVKSQRLKPNEPFLQHLDKFNQKCEKMANAYAKNPRKPGKEEFALEHNRYKLKLDSWMDFMGLKGLTMDAARGVVREHPWDQYKQPQADGYEETKNPKLRHRKKKQHSIRKIKVEELGDGEREEDIKRIE from the exons ATGGCTGCTCTAATAGTCCGTTCAATCCTCAGTCGGCAGATGATGTTACGTGCTAAAATTTCTCGTGATTTGACCTGTTTACCAAAGCATCAAATAACGCCGGTCTTCATACAACAACAACATCGGCTGCATTTGCATGATTATCTTCGCTCGGAAGCGTCGGAATCGTCTGGTAAGTGGGTCAAAGATAGTTCCCGTAGAAGAGACCTTCGAGCAGAGAGCTACGACGATGAAAGACAAACCTTGCTGGAAGCTAAACAGAATCCGGACGTTTTTGGAACCCTGTCGCCCTCGGTTGAGGAACCGGCCGAATTGGACGAGGGGGATGTTGAG GAAGAAAATTTCCTCCAGAACAAACCAGCCCGATCCCAAAAGCTACGAACGCACCAGTACGCGGATCTGATCAAGGGACACCTGCGAAACCAACAAATCCGTGAGGCAATCGACGTACTGGAGGTGCGCATGAAGGAAGATCGCGTTAAACCGGTGAACTATCTGTTCAACTTGGTCATCGGGGGCTGTGCCAGGGTTGGCTACAGCAAGAAAGCCTTCCAACTGTACAACAAAATGAAACAACATGGGTTGAAGGTTACTGGAGGAACGTACACCTCGTTGTTCAACGCTTGTGCAAATAGTCcatttttgggcgatggactgGAGAAGGTGAATCGGTTACGGGAGATCATGATCGAGAAGGGTTACGAACCTAATGAATCAAATTATAATGCGATGATCAAGGCGTACGGGCGATGTGGCGATTTGAAGACGGCTTTCCAGCTGGTGGATCAGATGATTGCCAAAAAGTTGAGCGTTGGGACGGATACCTTCAATTTTCTGTTGCAAGCCTGTATTAGCGATACCGAGTTTGGATTCCGTCACGCTTTATTAGTGTGGCACAAAATGCATCGAATGAAGTCATTACCCGATATTTATTCCTTCAATCTTCTGTTGAGATGTGTACGTGATTGTGGCATGGGTGATCTGGAGACGACAGAACAGGTGATCGAACAAATTTTATACTCCAGCGAAGGGGCACCTGCTCTCCTCAAAAATTCAGAACAAAAGATGATCGAAAGTGGTGACAATGAACAAGAAAAAGAAATAGAACTGATACCCAGTAATAATCTGTATGCCTCGGAAGGTGTTCCCAATCTTCTGTCTCGCAAACCTCACCTGGGAAGTCTTGTACGTTTGAGTGAAGTCAAAAAACCCGAAGATAGATTACTGTTACTAGGAGGTACCAGTTCAATCTTACAGGAAATGGAGCAACTCAAGATTCGTCCTGAAATCAAAACAATGACCGAGCTACTGGACGTTGTTCCCTCGACTCATGTGGCCGAAAAACAAGTACTGACAACGATCCGGAAGCTCGGTATCAAATGTGACATCGACTTCTTCAACATACTGATCAAGAAGCGATCGATGCGTTTCGATTACGAAGGAGCCCGTGAAGTATTAACTATGATACAGACTGCTCGGCTGGAACCGGACATTGTAACTTATGGGGTTTTGGCTCTGGGTTGTCGAACAGAGGCAGACGCTAAGATTCTACTCAAAGAAATGAAGGATGCTGAAATTag AATCAACATTCAAATTTTGGGGGCCATGCTGCGTCAAGGTACGGCCACACAAAACTTCCGCTACGTTACCGAAATACTAGATATAGTAAAATCTCAACGCCTTAAACCAAACGAACCCTTTCTGCAGCACTTGGATAAGTTCAACCAGAAGTGCGAAAAAATGGCAAATGCATACGCTAAAAATCCGCGTAAACCGGGTAAAGAAGAATTCGCGCTGGAGCACAATCGCTACAAGCTGAAGCTGGACAGCTGGATGGACTTTATGGGGCTCAAGGGCTTAACGATGGACGCTGCTCGTGGCGTGGTTCGGGAACATCCTTGGGATCAGTACAAGCAACCACAAGCAGACGGCTATGAAGAAACCAAGAATCCGAAACTAAGGCATCGCAAAAAGAAACAGCACTCGATCCGGAAGATTAAGGTAGAGGAACTGGGCGACGGGGAAAGGGAGGAGGACATCAAACGGATAGAGTGA